From a single Lolium rigidum isolate FL_2022 chromosome 7, APGP_CSIRO_Lrig_0.1, whole genome shotgun sequence genomic region:
- the LOC124678458 gene encoding L-type lectin-domain containing receptor kinase SIT2-like: protein MFLEHHYFVTLLLVLVAADRYLVATGGGSGGVDDGRQFTYNSFVGVNLTLDGGTTVTPNGLLMLTNGSLQMKGQAFHPSPLPFRAEANGTGTGTVRSFSTTFVFSIFGQLANLSSHGLAFFATTSREVLSTALPGQFLGLLDNTNGGGNRSDQIFAVELDTLLNADFRDINSNHVGVNVNSLISIQSTNAGYYDDGTGMFQNLSLISRKAMQVWVDYDGMATVITVTMAPLGIARPKKPLLQATVNLSGVLQSTAYVGFSSATGVMSTRHYVVGWSFALDGPAPALDISALPTLPRAWPKPRSKVLEIVLSVVSTTLVVTVGIAVYFFVRRRVKYSELREDWEEAFGPHRFSYKELFHATKGFSNKNLLGAGAFGSVYRGKLRKPPKEIAVKRVSHESRQGMKEFVAEVSSIGRLRHRNLVPLLGYCRRKGELLLIYDYMPNGSLDKYLYDTSAGALDWRQRFHIIRGVAAGLLYLHEDWEQVVIHRDVKAGNVLLDREMNGRLGDFGLARLYDHGANAQTTHVVGTMGYLAPELGHTGKATPSTDVFAFGAFLLEITCGRRPIEQHGRNNNRIVLVDWVMEQWRKGMIMDVVDTRIPDGFSPDKVSLVLELALLCSHPLPTARPTMRQVIKYLDGDTLLPDLSPAYLSFTMLERMFDGEYNQSMLACTSSTSIGAISDLSGGR, encoded by the coding sequence ATGTTTCTCGAGCATCACTACTTCGTCACTCTGCTCCTGGTCCTGGTGGCTGCCGATCGCTACCTCgtggccaccggcggcggcagcggcggcgtggaTGATGGTCGGCAGTTCACCTACAACAGCTTCGTGGGCGTGAACCTGACGCTCGATGGCGGCACAACCGTCACGCCAAACGGCCTCCTCATGCTGACTAATGGCAGCCTTCAGATGAAAGGCCAAGCCTTTCACCCGTCCCCGCTGCCGTTCCGCGCCGAGGCGaacggcaccggcaccggcaccgtgCGGTCCTTCTCGACCACTTTCGTCTTTTCCATATTTGGGCAATTAGCGAACCTGAGCAGCCACGGACTGGCCTTCTTCGCCACCACGTCCAGGGAGGTGCTCTCCACTGCGCTTCCAGGCCAGTTCTTGGGCCTCCTCGACAACACCAATGGTGGCGGCAACAGGAGCGACCAAATCTTCGCTGTGGAGCTCGACACGCTCCTCAACGCCGATTTCCGTGACATCAACAGCAACCACGTCGGCGTGAACGTCAACAGCCTGATTTCTATCCAGTCCACCAACGCCGGGTACTACGACGACGGCACTGGGATGTTTCAGAACCTAAGCCTGATCAGCCGGAAGGCCATGCAAGTGTGGGTAGACTATGATGGGATGGCTACGGTGATCACCGTGACCATGGCTCCCCTGGGCATTGCCAGGCCCAAGAAACCCCTTCTGCAGGCCACCGTCAACCTCTCAGGTGTGCTGCAGAGCACGGCGTACGTCGGATTTTCGTCGGCGACAGGCGTCATGTCCACACGCCACTATGTGGTGGGTTGGAGCTTCGCATTGGACGGGCCAGCACCAGCGTTGGACATCTCGGCCCTGCCGACCTTGCCGCGTGCCTGGCCCAAGCCACGGTCTAAGGTGCTCGAGATCGTGCTGTCCGTAGTCTCAACGACGCTTGTTGTAACTGTGGGCATCGCCGTTTACTTCTTTGTCCGACGGCGTGTCAAGTACTCCGAGCTGCGCGAGGACTGGGAGGAGGCGTTTGGCCCACACCGATTCTCTTACAAAGAATTGTTCCATGCGACCAAAGGGTTCAGTAACAAGAACCTGCTCGGGGCAGGAGCTTTTGGAAGTGTTTACAGAGGCAAGCTCCGCAAGCCTCCCAAAGAGATCGCAGTGAAGAGGGTGTCCCATGAGTCAAGGCAGGGGATGAAGGAGTTTGTAGCGGAGGTTTCAAGCATCGGACGACTACGGCACCGTAACCTTGTGCCGTTGCTTGGGTACTGCCGACGCAAAGGGGAACTCCTCCTGATTTACGATTACATGCCAAACGGGAGCCTTGATAAGTACTTGTATGATACATCTGCAGGTGCTCTGGATTGGCGTCAGAGATTTCACATAATCAGAGGTGTGGCTGCTGGGTTATTGTATCTCCACGAGGACTGGGAGCAAGTGGTCATCCACCGAGATGTGAAAGCAGGCAATGTTCTTCTAGACAGAGAGATGAACGGGCGGCTAGGAGATTTCGGCCTTGCAAGGTTGTATGATCATGGAGCCAACGCGCAAACAACACATGTGGTCGGCACCATGGGCTACCTAGCTCCTGAGCTAGGACATACCGGCAAggcaaccccttccaccgatgtcTTCGCTTTCGGTGCATTCCTTCTGGAAATTACATGTGGGCGGAGGCCAATTGAGCAACACGGGCGGAATAACAACCGCATCGTGCTAGTGGATTGGGTAATGGAGCAATGGCGTAAGGGCATGATCATGGACGTGGTGGATACGAGAATTCCAGATGGGTTTAGCCCGGACAAGGTCTCGCTGGTGCTGGAACTTGCGTTGCTGTGCTCACACCCGTTGCCTACTGCGAGACCAACCATGAGGCAAGTCATCAAGTACCTCGATGGTGACACGCTCCTCCCGGATTTGTCACCGGCGTACCTCAGCTTCACCATGCTAGAGCGGATGTTCGATGGGGAGTACAACCAGAGCATGCTGGCATGCACGTCATCAACTAGCATAGGTGCCATTTCCGATCTATCAGGAGGAAGGTGA